Proteins from a single region of Segatella copri:
- a CDS encoding ExbD/TolR family protein, which yields MGKVKIKKSDIWIDMTPMSDVMTLLLTFFMLTSTFVKNEPVKVNTPGSVSEIKVPENGVLTILVSPQKDKAGNPTGEGQVFMSIDNTDQLGATLSTMTGAFGVSLSPKQIETFKSEGTFGVPMGDLSTYLTMNASKRPQYLQTKGIPLDSIKGGMSEFQQWVDAARNVNEDIKIALKADASTPYKTVKRVMNELQDMDESHYYMITQLKQQGDE from the coding sequence ATGGGTAAAGTAAAAATTAAGAAGAGTGACATCTGGATCGACATGACGCCTATGTCAGACGTTATGACCCTGCTGCTTACCTTCTTCATGCTCACCTCTACTTTCGTAAAGAATGAGCCAGTTAAGGTAAATACACCAGGTTCTGTGTCTGAGATTAAGGTGCCAGAGAACGGTGTCTTGACCATCTTGGTTAGTCCTCAAAAGGACAAGGCTGGTAATCCTACCGGCGAGGGCCAAGTATTTATGAGTATTGATAATACTGATCAGTTGGGAGCTACACTGAGCACAATGACAGGAGCATTCGGCGTGTCATTGAGCCCAAAACAGATTGAGACATTCAAGAGCGAAGGTACGTTCGGCGTACCTATGGGCGACTTGAGTACTTATCTGACAATGAACGCTTCTAAGCGTCCACAGTATCTCCAGACTAAAGGTATTCCTCTCGACAGTATTAAGGGCGGTATGAGCGAGTTCCAGCAGTGGGTTGACGCAGCTCGTAACGTAAACGAAGACATCAAGATTGCCCTCAAGGCAGATGCTTCTACACCTTACAAGACCGTTAAGAGAGTGATGAACGAACTCCAGGATATGGACGAGAGTCATTACTATATGATTACACAGTTAAAACAACAGGGGGACGAATAA